From a region of the Triticum aestivum cultivar Chinese Spring chromosome 7D, IWGSC CS RefSeq v2.1, whole genome shotgun sequence genome:
- the LOC123167530 gene encoding pentatricopeptide repeat-containing protein At2g44880-like: MPCSPGPRRRPPAAVPISAVLLRQLRIAAGQGSPRRLLLRSLALVLTSNLSSTHAAVSSRLLNSLLPHLPAGRLHLLRLLPFDHLTLLLLSSSSGPTRPAVSALHALAVRSGHLPADLRLANSLLARYLALGSHASARRLFADIPRPDAVTWNTLLRACLRSGLLPSARQLFDQMPQRDLVSYNSMLSGHAAAGDMAGAQQLFDQMPERDVVSWNSMLGGYTRLGDMEEARRMFDAMPERDVVSWNSMLDGYAQAGDVKMARAMFDGMPRRSAVSWNVVLALYARVKDWRECLRLFDAMMAVGAAVPNEKTFVSVLTACGSLGDLERGKWVHGLVRQRWERIVPDVLLLTALLTMYAKCGVMETAREIFDSMGERSVPSWNSMIIGHGLHGQSEKALELFLEMERSGPRPNETTFVCVLSSCAHGGLVLEGWWCFDRMVRLYGMEPKAEHFGCMMDLLGRAGLPTGSENLVQNLQGKASPALWGAMVSASRAQNGSRLGEFVGKKLIEMKPAEVGPYVLLSNIYAAEGRWDDVEKVREMMKRDGAEKDVGLSLVGSSEPVTRLGTEDGAVVMSMLGEMGAHLKKPATEPQEPKCREGRDATRTCCA; the protein is encoded by the coding sequence ATGCCGTGCTCgccagggccccgccgccgcccgccggcggcGGTGCCAATCAGCGCCGTCCTGCTCCGGCAGCTTCGGATCGCGGCCGGCCAGggctccccgcgccgcctcctcctgcggTCCCTGGCGCTGGTCCTCACCTCCAACCTCTCCTCCACCCACGCCGCCGTTTCCTCCCGCCTCCTCAACTCGCTCCTCCCTCACCTCCCCGccggccgcctccacctcctccgcctcctgcCCTTCGACcacctcaccctcctcctcctctcctcctcctccggccccaCGCGACCCGCCGTGTCCGCGCTCCACGCGCTCGCCGTCCGCTCCGGCCACCTGCCCGCCGACCTCCGGCTCGCCAACTCGCTCCTGGCGCGCTACCTCGCGCTCGGCTCCCACGCCTCCGCGCGCCGCCTCTTCGCCGACATCCCGCGCCCCGACGCCGTCACCTGGAACACGCTCCTCCGCGCCTGcctccgctccggcctcctcccctccgccCGCCAGCTGTTCGACCAAATGCCGCAGCGGGACCTCGTTTCCTACAACTCCATGCTGTCCGGCCACGCCGCGGCCGGGGACATGGCCGGCGCGCAACAGCTGTTCGATCAGATGCCCGAGAGGGACGTGGTCAGCTGGAACTCGATGCTTGGTGGATATACCCGCCTCGGAGACATGGAGGAAGCCAGGAGGATGTTCGACGCGATGCCGGAGAGGGACGTCGTGTCGTGGAACTCGATGCTGGACGGGTACGCGCAGGCCGGGGACGTCAAGATGGCGAGGGCCATGTTCGACGGCATGCCGAGGAGGAGCGCCGTGTCCTGGAACGTCGTCCTGGCGCTGTACGCGCGGGTGAAGGACTGGCGGGAGTGCCTGAGGCTGTTTGACGCGATGATGGCGGTGGGGGCCGCCGTGCCGAACGAGAAGACCTTCGTGAGCGTCCTGACGGCCTGCGGCAGCCTGGGCGACCTCGAGAGGGGGAAGTGGGTGCACGGCCTGGTCCGACAGAGGTGGGAGAGGATCGTGCCGGACGTCCTCCTGCTCACGGCGCTGCTGACGATGTACGCCAAGTGCGGGGTGATGGAGACGGCGAGGGAGATCTTCGACTCGATGGGCGAAAGGAGCGTCCCGTCGTGGAACTCGATGATCATCGGCCACGGGCTGCACGGGCAGAGCGAGAAGGCGCTCGAGCTATTCCTGGAGATGGAGAGGAGCGGGCCCAGGCCAAACGAGACGACCTTCGTCTGCGTCCTGAGCTCCTGCGCCCACGGCGGGCTGGTGCTCGAGGGCTGGTGGTGCTTTGACAGGATGGTCAGGCTCTACGGCATGGAGCCCAAGGCAGAGCACTTTGGCTGCATGATGGACCTCCTCGGCCGCGCCGGGCTGCCCACAGGCTCGGAGAACCTCGTCCAGAATTTACAAGGCAAGGCGTCCCCGGCGTTGTGGGGCGCCATGGTCTCGGCCTCTCGGGCGCAGAACGGCTCCAGGCTCGGGGAGTTTGTGGGGAAGAAGCTGATCGAGATGAAGCCGGCGGAGGTCGGCCCGTACGTGCTGCTCTCGAACATCTACGCGGCGGAAGGGAGGTGGGACGACGTCGAGAAGGTGAGGGAGATGATGAAGCGGGACGGGGCTGAGAAGGACGTGGGGCTGAGCCTTGTGGGATCGAGCGAACCGGTGACCCGTCTTGGTACTGAAGACGGCGCGGTGGTGATGTCGATGCTGGGCGAGATGGGCGCGCACCTGAAGAAGCCGGCGACCGAACCCCAGGAGCCCAAGTGCAGGGAGGGAAGGGATGCCACGAGGACCTGTTGTGCGTGA
- the LOC123167533 gene encoding U4/U6.U5 tri-snRNP-associated protein 2 translates to MGADEEGQSPARKREREEESAAADEGGAAAAAEKRPRAGDESEGASLLGLANYADEEEEERGAPRGHANGRPREEEEEEDDEGEEEDERRAPERRPRQVELRRDCPYLDTVNRQVLDFDFEKFCSISLSNLNVYACLVCGKYYQGRGLKSHAYTHSLEAGHHVFINLQTEKVYCLPDGYEINDPSLEDIRHVLNPRFAREQVKILDKNKQWSRALDGSNYLPGMVGLNNIKETDFVNVTIQSLMRITPLRNFFLIPENYQHSKSPLVHRFGELTRKIWHARNFKGQVSPHEFLQAVMKASEKKFQIGVQSDPVEFMSWLLNTLHAKLRSSKKKNRSIIYDCFQGELEVVKEIHRKHLVDDEQNGEAGSQVETTSDGMVTQTSRVPFLMLGLDLPPPPLFKDAMEKNIIPQVPLFNILKKFDGETVTEVVRPSIARMRYRVIRLPKYMILHMRRFTKNNFFVEKNPTLVNFPVKNLELKDYIPLPKPKESEKLRSKYDLIANIVHDGKPGEGCYRVFVQRKSEEAWYEMQDLHVTETLPQMVALSEAYMQIYEQHE, encoded by the exons ATGGGCGCGGACGAGGAGGGGCAGTCCCCCGCGCGGAAGCGCGAGCGCGAGGAGGAGTCCGCGGCCGCCGACGaggggggcgccgccgccgccgccgagaagCGCCCGCGCGCGGGGGACGAGTCGGAGGGCGCCTCGCTGCTGGGGCTCGCCAACtacgcggacgaggaggaggaggagcgcggggCCCCGAGGGGGCACGCGAACGGCCGGccccgcgaggaggaggaggaggaagacgatgagggtgaggaggaggacgagaggaGGGCTCCGGAGAGGCGGCCCAGGCAGGTCGAGCTGCGCCGGGACTGCCCCTACCTCGACACCGTCAACCGACAG GTCCTTGATTTTGACTTTGAGAAGTTCTGCTCAATCTCCTTATCGAATTTGAATGTGTATGCGTGCCTAGTTTGTGGAAAGTATTACCAAGGAAGAGGCTTGAAATCGCATGCGTATACCCACAGTCTTGAGGCAGGCCACCATGTCTTCATTAACCTTCAAACTGAGAAAGTTTACTGTCTTCCTGATGGATATGAGATAAATGATCCATCACTAGAAGATATTCGACATGTTCTCAATCCAAG GTTTGCAAGAGAGCAGGTTAAAATTCTTGACAAGAACAAGCAATGGTCAAGAGCTCTGGATGGCTCCAATTATTTACCTGGAATG GTTGGTCTTAACAACATTAAGGAGACTGACTTTGTGAACGTCACAATACAATCACTGATGAGGATTACCCCTTTGAGAAATTTCTTTCTCATACCTGAAAATTATCAGCATAGCAAATCCCCACTGGTTCATCGGTTTGGAGAACTAACTCGCAAGATTTGGCATGCTAGGAACTTCAAGGGCCAAGTTAGTCCACATGAGTTTCTTCAAGCAGTTATGAAGGCTAGTGAGAAGAAGTTTCAGATTGGTGTACAATCTGACCCAGTGGAATTTATGTCATGGCTCTTGAACACACTGCATgcaaaactaagaagttcaaagaAGAAAAATAGAAGCATCATATATGATTGCTTTCAG GGAGAACTTGAAGTTGTGAAGGAAATTCACAGGAAGCATTTAGTGGATGATGAGCAGAATGGCGAGGCAGGTTCACAGGTTGAAACAACAAGTGACGGTATGGTCACTCAAACATCTCGGGTCCCATTCTTGATGCTCGGTCTTGacctgccaccaccaccacttttcAAAGATGCCATGGAGAAAAATATTATTCCACAG GTACCACTGTTCAATATACTGAAGAAGTTCGATGGTGAGACAGTTACCGAGGTGGTACGGCCATCTATTGCCCGAATGAGGTATCGAGTCATCAGGCTTCCAAAGTATATGATCCTTCACATGCGACGGTTTACAAAAAACAACTTCTTTGTAGAGAAGAACCCTACACTAG TGAATTTTCCTGTGAAGAACTTGGAATTGAAGGATTACATCCCATTGCCTAagccaaaagagagtgagaagctGCGCTCAAAGTACGACCTCATAGCCAACATCGTACACGACGGCAAGCCAGGTGAAGGATGCTACAGAGTATTCGTGCAGCGGAAATCAGAGGAGGCGTG GTATGAGATGCAGGATCTCCATGTCACCGAGACCCTTCCGCAGATGGTCGCTCTCTCTGAAGCCTACATGCAGATATACGAGCAGCACGAGTGA
- the LOC123167532 gene encoding haloacid dehalogenase-like hydrolase domain-containing protein Sgpp: MASTNGGFVSPLAATVPVEAVLFDIDGTLCDSDPLHHIAFQELLLAIGYNNGVPIDDEFFINNIAGRSDAEAAQNLFPDWPLEKGLKFLEDKDVKYRSLAMERLEPVKGLHKLVQWVKDHGYKRAAVTNAPRINAELMIKLLGLSDFFQAVIVGGECEKPKPAPFPYLKALKELEVSAAHTFIFEDSASGTRAGVAAGMPVVAVSTRNPEKSLQEAGAALIISDYEDQKLWNALEEINREEAKLKNGGA, from the exons ATGGCTTCCACCAATGGCGGCTTTGTCAG TCCTCTTGCAGCGACCGTTCCAGTTGAGGCGGTTCTATTTGACATTGATGGTACCTTGTGTGACTCGGATCCTCTTCATCACATCGCTTTCCAAGAATTGCTTCTTGCG ATTGGGTACAACAATGGTGTGCCGATTGACGATGAGTTCTTCATAAACAACATCGCTGGAAGAAGCGATGCTGAAGCTGCCCAGAATTTGTTCCCAGACTGGCCCCTCGAAAAGGGGCTGAAATTCCTAGAAGACAAAGACGTCAAATACAGAAG TTTGGCGATGGAGCGCCTAGAGCCTGTAAAGGGCCTCCACAAGCTGGTTCAGTGGGTGAAAGATCACGGCTACAAGCGTGCCGCAGTAACCAATGCCCCAAGGATCAATGCAGAGCTCATGATCAAACTTCTTGGTCTATCAGACTTCTTCCAGGCCGTGATAGTTGGAGGTGAATGCGAGAAGCCAAAGCCCGCGCCCTTCCCGTACCTGAAGGCCCTCAAGGAGCTCGAAGTGTCCGCAGCACACACCTTCATCTTCGAG GATTCCGCTTCAGGGACACGCGCAGGTGTTGCCGCGGGAATGCCCGTCGTCGCTGTCTCGACGAGGAACCCGGAGAAGTCCCTACAGGAAGCCGGGGCCGCATTGATCATCAGTGACTATGAAGACCAGAAGCTGTGGAACGCGCTCGAGGAGATCAACAGAGAGGAAGCGAAGCTAAAGAATGGTGGGGCGtga